Proteins encoded together in one Amblyomma americanum isolate KBUSLIRL-KWMA chromosome 1, ASM5285725v1, whole genome shotgun sequence window:
- the LOC144102045 gene encoding uncharacterized protein LOC144102045 encodes MQVGALVWARPGSARRWLAVVVTASICGQRPAAPGRLWVCWLAEYRISQEIVARSCTSPCADPMAWAQATFLAHNAVMAAHTAGPASMARL; translated from the exons ATGCAGGTGGGTGCCCTGGTGTGGGCCCGGCCGGGCTCTGCACGCCGCTGGCTAGCTGTGGTGGTCACGGCATCCATTTGTGGCCAGAGACCAGCTGCACCTGGCCGCCTGTGGGTCTGCTGGCTGGCTGAGTACAGAATCTCCCAG GAGATAGTGGCAAGGTCATGTACGTCTCCATGCGCTGATCCAATGGCCTGGGCCCAGGCCACTTTCCTGGCCCACAACGCGGTCATGGCGGCACATACAGCAGGACCAG